The proteins below are encoded in one region of Eulemur rufifrons isolate Redbay chromosome 2, OSU_ERuf_1, whole genome shotgun sequence:
- the PROX2 gene encoding prospero homeobox protein 2, with protein sequence MDPNSILLSPQSRTCSHLAEPCMEGERGPSPQELGRDSPFPWNQVPNSSLADPTWFGDEHVQAKRARVETIIRGMCLSPGPPVPGNARARDSPCCLEKARERKRKQSLPMQQGPLKPGPAWGGSNRKGGPWVREQLHLLKQQLRHLQAHILQAAEPRDTAQGPGVADKGKAPLSVKQRNGCGSGPWAMDKDHHQGSIKDLAGAEKHRVSEVEYQSGEPRFLPSGAPALLEVLRKELTGAVSQAVDSVLQKVLLDPPGHLAPLGRSSQGLVPEGKSEPSPPREGTYKGPFALAALPRRVQPQGGVPLGNLPLAKPPDSPRYPISPRMISKSYQGPPANRPLTVPSHVQENQILSHLLGHGPNGHWSGGPPQDSSSQSHPSPESAPRPWGASKLRPSVLSQQQCPLPFTSAHLESLPLLPVVKMEQGGLHAVSEALPFSSVHIQEGLNPGHLKKAKLMFFFTRYPSSSLLKACFPDVQFNRCITSQMIKWFSNFREFYYIQMEKYARQAISDGVTNPKMLVVLRDSELFRALNMHYNKGNDFEVPDSFLEIASLTLQEFFRAVSAGKDSDPSWKKPIYKIISKLDSDIPEIFKSSSCSQELLQS encoded by the exons ATGGACCCAAACTCCATCTTGCTTTCTCCTCAGTCCCGGACCTGCTCCCACCTGGCAGAACCGTGTATGGAAGGGGAGAGAGGCCCATCCCCCCAAGAGCTGGGTAGAGACTCCCCCTTTCCCTGGAACCAGGTCCCCAACTCCAGCCTCGCCGACCCCACCTGGTTTGGGGATGAGCATGTCCAGGCAAAGAGGGCCAGAGTGGAGACCATCATCCGAGGCATGTGTCTCTCCCCTGGCCCTCCGGTGCCAGGCAACGCCCGAGCCAGGGACAGCCCGTGCTGCCTAGAGAAGGCCCGAGAGCGGAAGAGGAAGCAGAGCCTTCCCATGCAGCAAGGCCCCCTGAAGCCAGGCCCTGCCTGGGGCGGGAGCAACAGGAAAGGGGGCCCTTGGGTGAGAGAACAACTTCACCTGCTGAAGCAACAGCTAAGACATCTGCAAGCGCACATCCTGCAGGCTGCTGAGCCCCGGGACACAGCTCAGGGCCCAGGAGTGGCTGACAAGGGGAAAGCCCCGCTGAGTGTGAAGCAGAGGAATGGCTGTGGGTCCGGCCCCTGGGCTATGGACAAGGACCACCACCAGGGTTCCATTAAGGACCTCGCTGGGGCAGAAAAACATAGAGTGTCTGAGGTTGAATACCAGTCTGGGGAGCCCAGGTTCCTTCCTTCCGGAGCACCGGCTTTGCTGGAGGTTCTGAGGAAAGAACTGACCGGGGCAGTGTCCCAGGCTGTGGACTCAGTATTACAAAAGGTGCTGTTGGATCCTCCAGGCCACCTGGCTCCGCTGGGCAGAAGCTCCCAGGGGCTAGTGCCAGAGGGTAAAAGCGAGCCCTCACCTCCCAGGGAAGGCACCTATAAAGGTCCATTTGCTCTGGCCGCCTTGCCCAGAAGGGTCCAGCCACAAGGTGGGGTCCCATTGGGAAACTTACCACTGGCTAAGCCTCCAGATTCTCCTAGGTACCCCATCTCTCCAAGAATGATCTCCAAATCCTATCAGGGTCCCCCAGCAAACCGTCCCTTGACTGTGCCTTCCCACGTCCAGGAAAATCAGATTCTTAGCCATCTGCTGGGTCATGGACCCAATGGCCATTGGAGCGGCGGTCCTCCCCAGGACTCATCTTCCCAAAGTCACCCCTCACCAGAGTCTGCCCCACGGCCTTGGGGAGCTTCCAAACTGCGACCATCAGTGTTGAGCCAGCAGCAGTGCCCGCTGCCTTTTACCTCCGCCCATCTGGAAAGCCTGCCCCTTCTTCCCGTGGTGAAGATGGAGCAGGGCGGCCTGCACGCTGTCTCGGAGGCACTTCCTTTCTCTTCCGTCCAC ATCCAGGAGGGTCTAAACCCTGGTCATTTGAAGAAGGCCAAACTAATGTTCTTCTTCACACGATACCCCAGCTCCAGCCTCCTGAAGGCATGTTTCCCCGATGTTCAG TTCAACCGCTGCATTACTTCCCAGATGATCAAGTGGTTCAGCAACTTTCGTGAGTTTTATTACatccaaatggaaaaatatgcccGGCAAGCAATTTCAGATGGTGTTACAAATCCCAAAATGCTGGTGGTTCTCCGAGATTCAGAACTTTTCCGAGCTCTCAATATGCACTATAACAAGGGAAATGACTTTGAG GTCCCAGATTCCTTCTTGGAAATCGCCAGCTTGACATTGCAGGAGTTCTTCAGGGCTGTCTCCGCAGGGAAAGACTCAGATCCTTCCTGGAAGAAacccatttataaaattatttcgaAACTGGACAGTGACATCCCAGAGATATTTAAATCTTCCAGCTGTTCTCAGGAGCTGTTGCAGAGTTAA